In Treponema vincentii, a single window of DNA contains:
- a CDS encoding type II secretion system protein GspD — protein sequence MKRKVVLLGILFLSLCLYGQEAEEEKSSEKYELQYIEAKKFIDALPEGLKKNKIYILTDRNGFVIRCGEEEKKVVEEYIRILDEEPKATAVTLKYLSTEELLRNLPPSVNKESITVTSNPNILFFNGSEGRKEQFLKELELIDKPKAQIRYQLLVVQYEKSEDMNWTKSLEVKKSKGQPMSEFSGVMSNIFNINFDIVSKFGYQFIAKLSFELSENKARVLADTTLNGLTGEEVKFQNTNTFRYIDKTFDSNGKPLYGSMREITSGLLLNIKGNVSGDGMITMEVNAQVSKQGSGGVTSGVLPPTSEKIVKTKVRTQSGTPIIIGGLLQAERNSSEKKVPGLGDIPIAGMLFKDTSGAETVTEMVIYIVPYLHREKEKKEKKSERLMRLYKKYVEEEAN from the coding sequence ATGAAAAGAAAGGTCGTTTTGCTGGGCATACTTTTTTTATCGCTTTGCTTATATGGGCAGGAAGCGGAAGAAGAAAAGAGTAGCGAAAAATATGAGCTGCAATACATTGAAGCGAAAAAATTTATCGACGCATTACCGGAAGGATTGAAGAAGAACAAAATATATATATTAACGGACAGAAACGGATTTGTTATTCGGTGCGGAGAAGAAGAGAAAAAGGTAGTAGAAGAGTATATTCGGATACTGGATGAGGAGCCAAAAGCAACGGCGGTAACGCTAAAGTACCTATCGACGGAAGAACTGTTAAGGAATTTACCGCCGTCGGTGAATAAAGAAAGTATAACGGTAACGAGTAACCCGAACATTCTTTTTTTTAACGGGAGTGAAGGGAGAAAAGAGCAGTTTTTAAAAGAACTGGAACTGATTGATAAACCGAAGGCGCAGATACGGTACCAATTATTGGTGGTGCAGTATGAGAAAAGCGAGGATATGAATTGGACTAAGAGTCTTGAAGTAAAGAAGAGTAAGGGACAGCCGATGAGCGAATTTTCCGGAGTGATGAGTAATATCTTTAATATCAATTTTGATATTGTTTCGAAATTCGGCTATCAGTTTATTGCGAAGTTGAGCTTTGAGTTATCCGAAAATAAGGCACGAGTATTAGCGGACACAACGCTGAACGGACTGACGGGAGAAGAGGTAAAATTCCAAAATACGAATACGTTTCGCTATATCGATAAGACATTCGATTCAAATGGCAAGCCTTTATATGGGTCGATGAGGGAGATAACGTCTGGGTTATTGCTAAATATCAAGGGGAATGTTTCCGGAGACGGAATGATAACGATGGAAGTAAATGCGCAAGTGTCGAAGCAGGGATCGGGGGGAGTAACAAGCGGGGTACTGCCGCCGACGTCGGAGAAGATTGTAAAGACAAAGGTGAGGACGCAATCGGGTACGCCGATTATTATCGGCGGTTTGTTGCAAGCGGAAAGAAATTCGAGTGAAAAAAAAGTACCGGGACTCGGCGATATACCGATAGCGGGAATGTTATTTAAAGATACAAGTGGGGCGGAAACGGTGACGGAGATGGTTATTTACATTGTGCCGTATCTGCATCGGGAGAAAGAGAAAAAAGAGAAAAAGAGCGAGCGACTGATGCGGCTGTATAAGAAGTATGTAGAAGAAGAAGCGAACTGA
- a CDS encoding FG-GAP repeat domain-containing protein — protein MYGGANRWYYGLYSRWGQQRFSVQALFAPNEYEKEYGGKIGNEGAKKVDKEQQELKKQADAKTSKAPSGEAVKDKVRTEIAKGTLGGYSAVQTYGKYVEESGKQDSPGEAPKKDEGSGRIFSDKSLVGAVVGTSENGFDADGQMASVIHYYAAYIDDEVLHSSRITGGAYRNLPWVKGGKGFALSANESESYDTNVGAHALNFNGSLGGNTGESKQIQGYQDIDGDGYPDILKTSSGGLSVQYGSGEGVFSRPGYLGGGGLSMNSNNSTVYGAGLGLSGGTQTVRTVIGSIKDISVEPAGSTPYGVSASVGGNYSHGNQYQSSGLVDINGDGLPDYQTIAGAKLNIGEAFKAAGKWSEANISSGTVKSGGGNFGIGLAIGPAIG, from the coding sequence ATGTACGGCGGGGCAAACCGGTGGTACTACGGACTTTATTCGAGGTGGGGGCAACAGCGCTTCAGTGTGCAAGCCCTGTTTGCACCGAATGAATATGAGAAGGAGTATGGAGGAAAAATTGGGAATGAAGGAGCAAAAAAAGTTGATAAGGAACAGCAGGAACTAAAAAAACAGGCAGATGCGAAAACATCGAAAGCGCCAAGCGGCGAGGCGGTAAAAGATAAGGTACGTACAGAGATAGCAAAAGGCACTCTGGGCGGATATAGCGCGGTACAGACGTATGGGAAGTATGTGGAAGAAAGCGGCAAACAGGACTCGCCCGGCGAAGCGCCGAAGAAGGATGAGGGAAGCGGACGTATATTTAGCGATAAAAGCCTTGTCGGAGCGGTTGTAGGCACGAGTGAAAACGGCTTTGATGCAGACGGACAGATGGCAAGCGTCATACATTACTATGCCGCGTATATCGATGATGAGGTGCTGCACTCAAGCCGAATAACCGGCGGGGCATACCGGAATCTGCCGTGGGTGAAAGGAGGCAAAGGCTTTGCACTTTCTGCGAATGAGAGTGAAAGCTATGACACGAACGTCGGTGCGCATGCGCTTAACTTCAATGGGAGCTTAGGGGGTAACACCGGAGAAAGTAAACAGATACAAGGCTATCAGGACATCGACGGGGACGGCTACCCTGATATTTTAAAAACAAGTTCAGGAGGATTGAGCGTACAGTACGGTAGCGGTGAAGGAGTCTTTAGCCGACCGGGATACCTCGGAGGAGGGGGCTTAAGCATGAACAGCAATAACTCGACGGTGTACGGAGCAGGACTGGGACTGTCGGGAGGGACGCAGACCGTACGAACAGTGATTGGGAGCATAAAGGATATATCAGTAGAACCGGCAGGTTCGACACCGTACGGAGTAAGCGCGAGTGTGGGAGGCAATTATTCACACGGCAATCAGTATCAGAGCAGCGGCTTAGTAGACATAAACGGCGATGGTTTACCCGACTACCAGACGATAGCAGGAGCGAAGCTGAATATCGGAGAAGCGTTTAAAGCGGCCGGGAAATGGAGCGAAGCGAACATTTCAAGCGGAACGGTCAAAAGCGGAGGAGGAAACTTCGGGATAGGATTGGCTATCGGGCCAGCCATTGGCTAG
- a CDS encoding SpvB/TcaC N-terminal domain-containing protein, whose product MKRIKEALAGIVKKAVFTVYLFTVIAPGGVYGQGRREGARGVKREASTVVAQKVIGQEGGVLEAEGVRFSIPEGAVEAEVEITISRLYEVAEGGEVKNVTAGFGGWRFLPKGMKFKRACELSLEYDARIEGEDAQGIYTYYYDEKEKRWVALERKRVDEEGKRIESYTDHFTDMINGTLSLPESPEPVRVNLNSIKELKAADAAGGIEGIEGLKGGSEGSASFGIKLKVPEGVKGMAPALSVSYSSGSGWGLIGKGWSLGGIESISIDTRFGLPAYDRKDTYLVEGSRVKYEGGVWRKEKEQQYERIANGWVEGRGVSENYFEVTGKDGRVKIYGKERWSGKGEGAKYIYYLDRESDSFGNEVKYVYKKENGADGEEVILEEIVYGKERDRKVTIAYEGRGDTRIDGRGKYVRKESKRIASIEMSVGGRIVRRYGFEYREDKEVGNEAGENEMGESLLKKIEVKGEGEAEGYAYRFEYEQAEKDKSGNFVSRRRKAGRSGSIAESVHISGGGSGSGGAGVNFIDSVSISGGITASAGSGRGHSKRNFVDVTGDGIADIVGGRKGK is encoded by the coding sequence ATGAAAAGAATAAAAGAAGCCTTGGCAGGGATAGTGAAGAAAGCAGTATTTACGGTCTACCTTTTTACGGTGATAGCGCCCGGCGGTGTGTACGGACAAGGGCGGAGAGAAGGGGCGCGCGGCGTGAAGAGAGAAGCGAGTACGGTTGTGGCGCAAAAGGTTATCGGGCAAGAGGGAGGAGTGTTAGAGGCGGAAGGAGTACGCTTTAGCATCCCCGAAGGAGCGGTGGAAGCGGAAGTCGAGATAACGATTAGCCGGCTGTATGAAGTAGCAGAGGGAGGAGAAGTAAAGAACGTCACGGCAGGGTTTGGCGGGTGGCGGTTTTTACCTAAGGGGATGAAGTTTAAAAGAGCGTGCGAACTCTCGCTTGAGTACGATGCGCGGATAGAAGGGGAAGACGCGCAGGGGATTTATACATACTACTATGATGAGAAAGAGAAGCGGTGGGTTGCATTAGAGCGAAAGAGAGTTGATGAGGAAGGGAAGCGGATCGAATCGTATACGGATCATTTTACGGATATGATCAACGGGACATTGAGCTTACCGGAGAGCCCCGAGCCGGTGCGGGTGAACTTAAACAGCATCAAGGAGTTAAAAGCGGCGGATGCGGCAGGGGGGATAGAGGGAATAGAAGGACTGAAAGGAGGAAGTGAAGGAAGCGCATCGTTTGGGATAAAGCTCAAAGTACCGGAAGGAGTGAAAGGGATGGCGCCTGCTCTCTCGGTGAGCTATTCGAGCGGGAGCGGGTGGGGGCTTATAGGGAAGGGATGGAGTTTAGGAGGAATAGAAAGCATCAGCATCGACACGAGGTTCGGGCTACCGGCATATGACAGGAAGGACACGTACTTGGTAGAAGGGAGCCGCGTGAAGTACGAAGGGGGCGTATGGAGAAAGGAGAAGGAGCAGCAGTACGAGCGGATAGCAAACGGCTGGGTCGAAGGGAGAGGAGTAAGTGAAAATTATTTTGAAGTAACGGGAAAAGACGGACGGGTAAAGATATACGGGAAAGAAAGGTGGAGCGGCAAAGGAGAAGGAGCAAAATATATTTATTATTTGGATAGGGAGAGCGACAGCTTCGGAAACGAGGTGAAGTATGTGTACAAGAAAGAAAACGGAGCGGACGGAGAAGAAGTTATCCTTGAGGAGATTGTATACGGGAAAGAGAGAGATCGAAAGGTAACGATAGCGTATGAAGGAAGAGGAGATACGCGGATAGACGGACGGGGAAAGTACGTGCGGAAAGAGAGTAAGCGGATAGCGAGCATAGAGATGAGCGTCGGCGGGCGGATAGTGAGGAGATACGGCTTTGAATATAGAGAAGATAAGGAAGTAGGAAATGAGGCGGGTGAAAATGAGATGGGAGAGAGCCTTCTTAAAAAGATAGAAGTGAAAGGGGAAGGAGAAGCGGAAGGGTATGCGTACAGGTTTGAGTATGAGCAGGCGGAGAAGGATAAGAGCGGAAACTTTGTGTCTCGGAGACGGAAGGCTGGGAGAAGCGGAAGCATTGCGGAAAGCGTGCACATAAGCGGAGGGGGAAGCGGCAGCGGAGGAGCGGGAGTAAACTTTATAGACAGCGTGTCGATATCCGGCGGGATAACGGCGTCAGCGGGAAGCGGAAGGGGGCACAGTAAGCGGAATTTTGTGGATGTAACTGGAGACGGGATAGCGGATATTGTGGGTGGAAGAAAGGGGAAATAA